In Streptomyces puniciscabiei, a single genomic region encodes these proteins:
- a CDS encoding acetamidase/formamidase family protein: protein MTDPRILTVRPEPDAYAWTFGGAPPVARIAPGTVLDLYTEDCFAGRVRSEKDLVSEVCEFPFLNPQTGPFHIEGAEPGDTVAVHFVSIEPARDWAASTTVPLFGALTSTHTTASLQPPLPERVWIWQLDRARRTALFQAQDSDIEVELPIDPMHGTVGVAPANLEVRSALVPDAHGGNMDTPEMRTGVTCYLGVNVEGALLSLGDGHARQGEGETCGVAVECAMNTVVVVELLKDVATPWPRLESDTHIISTGSARPLEDAFRISQLDLVQWLARDYGFSEPDAYQFATQAVESPLANVCDTNYTCVAKLRKEWLPARETYRGMHARLRETARALRR, encoded by the coding sequence ATGACCGACCCCCGGATCCTCACCGTGCGCCCGGAACCGGACGCATACGCCTGGACGTTCGGCGGCGCACCGCCCGTGGCACGGATCGCGCCCGGCACGGTTCTCGACCTGTACACGGAGGACTGCTTCGCCGGCCGGGTGCGCTCCGAGAAGGACCTGGTCTCCGAGGTCTGCGAGTTCCCGTTCCTGAATCCGCAGACTGGACCCTTCCACATCGAGGGCGCCGAGCCGGGCGACACGGTGGCCGTGCACTTCGTTTCGATCGAGCCGGCCCGCGACTGGGCAGCGTCGACGACGGTCCCGCTCTTCGGCGCGCTCACCTCCACGCACACCACGGCCTCGCTGCAGCCCCCGCTGCCGGAGCGCGTCTGGATCTGGCAGCTGGACCGCGCCCGGCGCACCGCCCTCTTCCAGGCGCAGGACAGCGACATCGAGGTGGAGCTGCCCATAGACCCCATGCACGGCACGGTCGGCGTGGCCCCCGCCAATCTCGAGGTGCGCTCGGCCCTGGTGCCGGACGCGCACGGCGGGAACATGGACACACCCGAGATGCGGACCGGCGTCACCTGCTATCTGGGGGTCAACGTCGAGGGCGCCCTTCTCAGCCTCGGCGACGGGCACGCCCGGCAGGGCGAGGGCGAGACCTGCGGCGTGGCCGTGGAGTGCGCGATGAACACCGTGGTGGTCGTCGAGCTCCTCAAGGACGTCGCCACGCCGTGGCCCCGGCTGGAGTCGGACACCCACATCATCTCGACCGGCTCGGCCCGCCCGCTGGAGGACGCGTTCCGCATATCGCAGCTGGACCTGGTGCAGTGGCTGGCCCGCGACTACGGGTTCAGTGAGCCGGACGCGTACCAATTCGCAACCCAGGCGGTCGAATCACCGTTGGCCAACGTGTGCGACACGAACTACACGTGTGTGGCCAAGCTCCGCAAGGAGTGGTTGCCGGCACGCGAGACGTACCGGGGCATGCACGCGCGGCTACGGGAGACCGCGCGGGCCCTTCGACGCTGA
- the exaC gene encoding acetaldehyde dehydrogenase ExaC — protein sequence MTRYAAPGTEGAIVSYQARYDHFIGGEYVPPLRGQYFENPSPVNGQPFTEIARGTAEDVERALDAAHEAAPAWGRTPVAERSDILLKIADRMAAHLEPLAVAESWENGKPVRETLAADIPLAIDHFRYFAGAIRAQEGSLGEIDDDTVAYHFHEPLGVVAQIIPWNFPILMAAWKLAPALAAGNAVVLKPAEQTPASIHYWVSLIADLLPPGVLNIVNGFGVEAGKPLASSPRVAKVAFTGETTTGRLIMQYASENIKPVTLELGGKSPNIFFDDVWAHDDDFRDKALEGFTMFALNQGEVCTCPSRALIQRGHYAEFLQAAVERTRQIKPGHPLDTDTMIGAQASNDQLEKILSYLDIGRQEGAKVLTGGERIEYDGELKGGYYVQPTIFEGDNRMRIFQEEIFGPVVSVASFDDFDDAIKIANDTLYGLGAGVWTRDTNTAYRAGRAIQAGRVWTNCYHAYPAHAAFGGYKQSGIGRETHKMMLEHYQQTKNILCSYSPQKLGFF from the coding sequence ATGACTCGTTACGCGGCGCCGGGCACCGAAGGCGCGATCGTCTCCTACCAGGCGCGCTACGACCACTTCATCGGCGGCGAGTACGTGCCGCCGTTGCGCGGGCAGTACTTCGAGAATCCGTCGCCGGTCAACGGACAGCCGTTCACCGAGATCGCGCGGGGTACCGCGGAGGACGTCGAGCGGGCGCTGGACGCGGCGCACGAGGCCGCGCCGGCGTGGGGCCGTACGCCGGTGGCGGAGCGCAGCGACATCCTGCTGAAGATCGCCGACCGCATGGCGGCCCACCTGGAACCCCTGGCGGTGGCCGAGAGCTGGGAGAACGGCAAGCCGGTCCGCGAGACACTGGCGGCCGACATCCCGCTGGCGATCGACCACTTCCGTTACTTCGCGGGAGCGATCCGGGCGCAGGAGGGGTCGCTCGGCGAGATCGACGACGACACGGTGGCGTACCACTTCCACGAGCCGCTCGGCGTCGTCGCGCAGATCATCCCGTGGAACTTCCCGATCCTGATGGCGGCGTGGAAGCTCGCGCCGGCGCTCGCCGCGGGCAACGCGGTCGTCCTGAAGCCGGCCGAGCAGACACCGGCCTCCATCCACTACTGGGTGAGCCTGATCGCGGACCTGCTGCCGCCCGGCGTGCTGAACATCGTCAACGGCTTCGGCGTGGAGGCGGGCAAGCCGCTGGCGTCCAGCCCGCGCGTGGCGAAGGTGGCGTTCACCGGGGAGACCACGACCGGGCGGCTGATCATGCAGTACGCCTCGGAGAACATCAAGCCCGTCACCCTCGAGCTCGGCGGCAAGTCGCCGAACATCTTCTTCGACGACGTGTGGGCGCACGACGACGACTTCCGCGACAAGGCGCTCGAGGGCTTCACCATGTTCGCGCTCAACCAGGGCGAGGTCTGCACCTGCCCGTCGCGGGCGCTGATCCAGCGCGGACACTACGCGGAGTTCCTGCAGGCGGCCGTGGAACGCACCCGGCAGATCAAGCCGGGCCACCCGCTCGACACCGACACGATGATCGGCGCCCAGGCCTCCAACGACCAGCTGGAGAAGATCCTCTCCTACCTGGACATCGGCCGGCAGGAAGGCGCGAAGGTCCTCACCGGCGGCGAGCGCATCGAATACGACGGCGAGCTCAAGGGCGGCTACTACGTCCAGCCGACCATCTTCGAGGGCGACAACCGCATGCGGATCTTCCAGGAGGAGATCTTCGGCCCGGTCGTCTCGGTGGCCTCCTTCGACGACTTCGACGACGCCATCAAGATCGCCAACGACACGCTGTACGGCCTCGGCGCCGGCGTGTGGACCCGCGACACCAACACCGCCTACCGCGCGGGCCGCGCCATCCAGGCGGGCCGGGTGTGGACCAACTGCTACCACGCCTACCCCGCGCACGCGGCGTTCGGCGGCTACAAGCAGTCCGGCATCGGCCGCGAGACACACAAGATGATGCTGGAGCACTACCAGCAGACGAAGAACATTCTTTGTTCTTACAGCCCTCAGAAACTTGGCTTCTTCTAA
- a CDS encoding APC family permease — protein sequence MHQETTGTLRRDAIGLREVLFQSVTAMAPAAAVAASIPAGAAFAGGSLPLAVLIALVACLFTASCVAELARELPAAGSVATYAARGLHPAVGFLVGWGYVFVEMLVPPLLLLQLGFTAAGTLHEEWSSYPADLWWPWSLAGAGVIAVAGYLGIRASARFGTVLGVFEILVFLVFAVLLIGRAGGANTLTVFGTSHTADGYAGISGVFAGSVYTVLAFAGFEAAAPLAEETRDPRRTMHRAVLGAALGIGLFYVITTYAMTVYFGPDRFAKFGASGAASWDGVARASFGLFWVLVFLAVVNSTIANANACANVSTRTAFALARVRVLPRLLATLHPRHRSPVAGIALQTLVAVGAVLGLGFGYEPVTAFLLLATVIVTVVVGVYIVVNLACAGYFLRAGRAAVKPVRHLLFPVLGIAAFVPALLTAAGLPVFDFVTELTAPVSYAGPIVGVWMAAGAVVLVVLIRRHPERMAETARVHLDTYDTAGPRQDGTVPR from the coding sequence ATGCACCAGGAGACGACCGGGACGCTGAGGCGTGACGCCATCGGGTTGCGCGAGGTGCTCTTCCAGAGTGTCACGGCGATGGCCCCGGCGGCCGCCGTGGCCGCGTCGATCCCGGCCGGCGCCGCCTTCGCGGGCGGCAGCCTGCCGCTGGCGGTGCTGATCGCCCTGGTGGCCTGTCTGTTCACTGCGTCGTGCGTGGCCGAGCTGGCCCGGGAGCTGCCTGCGGCGGGCTCGGTGGCCACGTATGCGGCGCGGGGGCTGCACCCCGCCGTCGGGTTCCTCGTCGGCTGGGGTTACGTCTTCGTGGAGATGCTGGTCCCGCCACTGCTGCTCCTCCAACTGGGCTTCACGGCGGCGGGCACGCTGCACGAGGAGTGGTCCTCGTATCCGGCGGACCTGTGGTGGCCGTGGTCCTTGGCGGGCGCCGGTGTGATCGCCGTCGCCGGTTACCTGGGGATCCGTGCCTCGGCCCGCTTCGGCACCGTCCTCGGCGTCTTCGAGATCCTCGTCTTCCTGGTGTTCGCGGTCCTGCTCATCGGCAGGGCGGGCGGCGCCAACACCCTGACGGTGTTCGGCACTTCGCACACCGCCGACGGTTACGCCGGGATCAGCGGCGTGTTCGCCGGGTCCGTGTACACGGTGCTGGCGTTCGCGGGGTTCGAGGCGGCAGCGCCGCTCGCCGAGGAGACACGCGATCCCCGGCGGACGATGCACCGCGCGGTCCTCGGAGCGGCCCTGGGCATCGGCCTGTTCTATGTGATCACGACCTACGCGATGACCGTCTACTTCGGCCCGGACCGCTTCGCGAAGTTCGGCGCCTCGGGTGCCGCCTCCTGGGACGGCGTCGCCCGGGCGTCCTTCGGGCTCTTCTGGGTGCTGGTCTTCCTGGCGGTGGTCAACTCGACGATCGCCAACGCCAACGCGTGTGCGAACGTCTCGACCCGTACGGCCTTCGCCCTGGCCCGCGTCCGGGTCCTGCCCCGCCTGCTCGCCACCCTTCACCCCCGGCACCGCTCCCCCGTCGCCGGTATCGCACTGCAGACCCTCGTAGCGGTCGGGGCGGTCCTGGGACTCGGTTTCGGCTACGAGCCCGTGACCGCGTTCCTGCTGCTCGCCACGGTGATCGTCACGGTCGTCGTCGGTGTCTACATCGTCGTGAACCTCGCCTGCGCCGGCTACTTCCTGCGGGCCGGCCGGGCCGCCGTCAAGCCGGTCCGGCACCTGCTGTTCCCGGTGCTCGGCATCGCGGCCTTCGTCCCCGCCCTGCTGACGGCCGCCGGCCTCCCGGTCTTCGACTTCGTCACCGAACTGACCGCGCCGGTCTCCTACGCCGGCCCGATCGTCGGCGTCTGGATGGCGGCCGGTGCGGTCGTGCTCGTCGTACTGATACGGCGCCACCCCGAGCGCATGGCCGAGACCGCTCGGGTGCACCTCGACACGTACGACACGGCCGGTCCCCGGCAGGACGGGACCGTCCCCCGCTGA
- a CDS encoding N-acetylmuramoyl-L-alanine amidase: protein MGAALAAVPYALLPDPRAGAQSGTVDYPPAEWRPASPSNYTASDRPGGYVIDRVIIHVTQETYTNTLAIFGNPEKKVSAHYLVRSADGHVAQCVHEADIAWHAGDWDYNTRSIGIEHEGWVDQPAYFTNALYEESAKLTAAICDKYGIPKDREHIIGHYQVPGTDHTDPGPYWDWVRYLRLVNFA from the coding sequence ATGGGTGCGGCGCTCGCCGCCGTCCCCTACGCGCTGCTCCCCGACCCGCGCGCCGGTGCGCAGTCCGGCACCGTCGACTACCCGCCCGCCGAGTGGCGGCCGGCGAGCCCCTCCAACTACACCGCGTCCGACCGCCCCGGCGGCTACGTCATCGACCGTGTGATCATCCACGTCACACAGGAGACGTACACCAACACGCTGGCGATCTTCGGCAATCCGGAGAAAAAGGTGTCCGCGCACTATCTGGTCCGCTCGGCGGACGGGCACGTCGCGCAGTGCGTGCACGAGGCCGACATCGCCTGGCACGCGGGCGACTGGGACTACAACACCCGCAGCATCGGCATCGAGCACGAAGGGTGGGTGGACCAGCCGGCCTATTTCACCAACGCGCTCTACGAGGAGTCGGCGAAGCTCACGGCGGCGATCTGCGACAAGTACGGCATCCCGAAGGACAGGGAGCACATCATCGGCCACTACCAGGTGCCCGGCACCGATCACACCGATCCAGGCCCGTACTGGGACTGGGTCCGCTACCTGAGGCTGGTCAACTTCGCCTAG
- a CDS encoding methyltransferase domain-containing protein → MTLLRDDHLAAAFDHASRSYDTLVAANPGYHAHLRRSVRRLGLPGQGQGLRLLDLGCGTGASTAALRSVLPAARITAVDASAGMLRRAAAKPWADGVTFVHAPAERLSDAGVRGPFDAVFAAYLFRNVTDPDAVLAAAHAQLRPGGRIGVHEYTLRGRRADRAVWTLVCRGVVLPVATLLGDGPLYRHLWLSVLDFDTAARFARRLDAAGFDHVRTLPLPGWQTGITHTFVARRPHHHREDA, encoded by the coding sequence ATGACGCTGCTGCGCGACGACCACCTTGCCGCCGCCTTCGACCACGCCTCCCGCAGCTACGACACCCTCGTGGCCGCCAACCCCGGCTACCACGCCCACCTGCGCCGCTCCGTGCGCCGGCTGGGTCTGCCCGGACAGGGGCAGGGGCTGCGCCTGCTGGACCTCGGCTGCGGCACCGGCGCCTCCACCGCCGCGCTGCGGTCCGTGCTGCCCGCCGCCCGCATCACCGCCGTGGACGCCTCGGCCGGCATGCTCCGGCGGGCCGCAGCCAAACCGTGGGCGGACGGGGTGACCTTCGTGCACGCCCCGGCCGAGCGGCTCTCCGACGCAGGGGTACGCGGCCCCTTCGACGCGGTGTTCGCGGCCTATCTCTTCCGCAACGTCACCGATCCGGACGCCGTACTCGCCGCCGCCCACGCCCAGTTGCGGCCGGGCGGCCGCATCGGCGTGCACGAGTACACCCTGCGCGGGCGGCGCGCCGACCGCGCGGTGTGGACCCTGGTCTGCCGAGGTGTCGTGCTGCCCGTCGCGACCCTGCTGGGGGACGGACCGCTGTACCGGCATCTGTGGCTCAGCGTCCTGGACTTCGACACCGCCGCGCGTTTCGCGCGGCGGCTCGACGCGGCCGGCTTCGACCACGTCCGCACCCTGCCGCTACCAGGCTGGCAGACGGGCATCACCCACACCTTCGTCGCCCGCCGGCCACACCACCACCGGGAGGACGCATGA
- a CDS encoding FAD-dependent oxidoreductase has product MRTAHQGAARRGRDRRARILPARPGTLRVQGTPPSVAVVGAGIAGLAAATALAERGASVTVYEKQPYLGGRVGGWPTQLRDGTTVTMSRGFHAFFRQYYNLRGLLRRTDPALERLTSLPDYPLLHVGGARDGFRHVPRTPPLSALGFALLSPSFSLKDLPSLDLVAALPLCDVRLPDVYSRLDDVSAHDFLDAVRFPERARHLAFEVFSRSFFAAPRQLSAAELAVMFHIYFLGSAEGLLFDVPRAPFPTALWDPLAGYLRRHGALVRTGIRVEHIEPTRDGRYQISTDKDEARHDSVVLALDAAGLRHLVDRSARLGDPTWRKQIARLRTAPPFLVTRLWLDRPVAPDRPGFLGTAGFDALDNISVLERWEDQAAQWATRTGGSVVELHAYALPSTVTRDVQEKRLIADLHRVYPETRAAGIVDARHEWRQDCPLFPVGGYLDRPSVRSPDPRVVVAGDLVRSGLPVALMERAATTGFLAANALLEQWGVQGQTLWTVPDRGRNAVLRGLTAWLSG; this is encoded by the coding sequence ATGAGGACCGCGCACCAGGGCGCCGCCCGCCGGGGACGCGACCGGCGGGCACGGATCCTGCCCGCCAGGCCCGGAACCCTGCGGGTGCAGGGCACCCCGCCATCGGTGGCGGTGGTCGGCGCAGGCATCGCCGGCCTGGCCGCCGCCACCGCGCTCGCCGAGCGCGGGGCATCCGTCACCGTGTACGAGAAGCAGCCCTACCTGGGCGGCCGGGTCGGTGGATGGCCGACCCAACTGCGCGACGGCACCACCGTGACCATGAGCCGCGGCTTCCACGCCTTCTTCCGCCAGTACTACAACCTACGCGGACTGCTGCGCCGAACCGACCCCGCGCTGGAACGGCTGACCAGCCTGCCGGACTACCCGCTGCTGCACGTCGGCGGGGCCCGGGACGGCTTCCGGCACGTCCCCCGCACCCCTCCCCTCAGCGCACTGGGCTTCGCGCTACTCAGCCCCTCCTTCAGCCTGAAGGACCTGCCGTCACTCGACCTGGTCGCCGCGCTGCCCTTGTGCGACGTCCGTCTGCCTGACGTATACAGCCGGCTCGACGACGTCAGCGCCCACGACTTCCTGGACGCGGTGCGCTTCCCCGAACGGGCCCGCCACCTGGCCTTCGAGGTCTTCTCCCGCAGCTTCTTCGCCGCCCCGAGGCAACTGTCGGCGGCCGAGCTCGCAGTGATGTTCCACATCTACTTCCTCGGCTCCGCCGAGGGTCTGCTCTTCGACGTCCCCCGCGCCCCCTTCCCGACTGCCCTATGGGACCCACTCGCCGGCTACCTGCGGCGGCACGGCGCCCTCGTGCGCACCGGCATCCGCGTCGAACACATCGAACCCACACGCGACGGGCGCTACCAGATCAGCACCGATAAGGACGAGGCACGACACGACAGTGTCGTCCTCGCCCTGGACGCCGCCGGGCTACGCCACCTCGTCGACCGCTCCGCCCGGCTGGGTGATCCCACCTGGCGCAAGCAAATCGCACGGCTGCGCACCGCCCCGCCGTTCCTGGTCACCCGCCTGTGGCTGGACCGGCCGGTCGCGCCGGACCGGCCGGGCTTCCTCGGCACCGCCGGGTTCGACGCGTTGGACAACATCAGCGTCCTGGAACGCTGGGAAGACCAGGCGGCCCAGTGGGCCACGCGCACGGGAGGATCGGTCGTGGAACTGCATGCCTACGCGCTGCCGAGCACGGTCACCCGGGACGTCCAGGAAAAGCGCCTCATCGCCGACTTGCACCGCGTCTACCCCGAGACCCGTGCCGCAGGGATCGTCGACGCACGCCATGAATGGCGCCAGGACTGCCCCCTGTTCCCGGTGGGCGGCTACCTCGACCGGCCGTCCGTGCGCAGCCCTGACCCGCGTGTGGTGGTAGCCGGCGACCTGGTGCGCAGCGGTCTGCCCGTGGCGCTGATGGAACGCGCGGCGACGACCGGGTTCCTCGCCGCCAACGCCCTGCTGGAGCAGTGGGGCGTCCAGGGTCAGACGCTGTGGACGGTGCCGGATCGCGGCCGCAACGCCGTGCTACGGGGCCTGACGGCGTGGCTGAGCGGATGA
- a CDS encoding GAF domain-containing protein, with protein sequence MTDPWVALEPGADPAERVRALRRAHETFTTVGTVPRPVRSVVAESWRRSARAGVRPDGTAGVELTDGDLGAYRAEHPLARVMPLFRELLGTFAADGEHLLAVCDAHGRLLWVEGHSATRRRADGMNFVPGARWSESAVGTNAPGTAVAVDRPVQVFAAEHFIRRVQPWTCAAAPVHDPRTGRVLGAVDITGGDGLAHPHSLGFVQAVARAAETQLALLDPPGSAVDTPLLGALGRDEAELVLDGSRVRLSRRHSEILVLLARHPEGLSGDELLCALYADESVTPVTLRAELARLRRLLGPGLLGSRPYRLTAAVESDVTVVERRLRSGAVTAAAEAYTGPLLPGSQAPAIVRLRDRLADELRTALVAHRDPDLLADWAHAPWGEDDLEVWRALAAVRPTAPVRARLAALEAELTAPVGRTPGRTRGATWLQRPPA encoded by the coding sequence TTGACCGATCCGTGGGTGGCCCTGGAGCCGGGGGCCGACCCCGCCGAGCGGGTCCGTGCGCTGCGCCGGGCGCACGAGACGTTCACCACGGTGGGCACAGTGCCGCGTCCGGTGCGGTCGGTGGTGGCCGAGTCATGGCGGCGCAGTGCGCGGGCCGGTGTCCGCCCGGACGGCACCGCCGGCGTGGAGCTGACCGACGGCGACCTCGGCGCGTACCGGGCGGAGCACCCGCTGGCCAGGGTGATGCCGCTGTTCCGGGAGCTGCTCGGCACGTTCGCCGCCGACGGCGAGCATCTGCTGGCGGTGTGCGACGCGCACGGCAGGCTGCTGTGGGTCGAGGGGCATTCGGCGACCCGGCGCCGGGCGGACGGGATGAACTTCGTACCGGGGGCACGCTGGTCGGAGAGCGCGGTCGGCACCAACGCGCCGGGGACCGCGGTCGCCGTGGACCGGCCGGTGCAGGTGTTCGCCGCGGAGCACTTCATACGGCGGGTCCAGCCGTGGACCTGTGCGGCGGCGCCGGTGCACGATCCGCGCACCGGGCGGGTCCTGGGCGCGGTGGACATCACCGGCGGCGACGGGCTGGCGCATCCGCACAGCCTCGGGTTCGTGCAGGCGGTGGCGCGGGCGGCGGAGACGCAGCTCGCGCTGCTCGATCCGCCGGGGAGCGCGGTGGACACGCCGCTGCTCGGCGCACTGGGCCGGGACGAGGCCGAGTTGGTCCTGGACGGCAGCCGGGTCCGGCTCAGCCGCCGGCACAGCGAGATCCTCGTGCTGCTGGCCCGGCATCCCGAGGGGCTGAGCGGCGACGAGCTGCTGTGCGCGCTGTACGCGGACGAGTCGGTGACGCCGGTGACCCTTCGTGCGGAACTGGCCCGGCTGCGCAGGTTGCTGGGTCCGGGCCTGCTCGGCTCGCGGCCGTACCGGCTGACGGCCGCGGTCGAGTCGGACGTCACCGTGGTGGAGCGGCGGCTCAGGTCGGGGGCGGTCACGGCGGCGGCGGAGGCGTACACCGGGCCGCTGCTGCCCGGTTCGCAGGCGCCGGCGATCGTACGACTGCGGGACCGTCTCGCCGACGAGCTGCGGACGGCACTCGTCGCACACCGCGATCCGGACCTGCTGGCGGACTGGGCGCATGCACCGTGGGGCGAGGACGACCTGGAGGTGTGGCGGGCGCTGGCCGCGGTGCGGCCCACGGCACCTGTGCGGGCCCGGCTCGCCGCGCTGGAGGCCGAGCTGACGGCCCCGGTCGGCCGGACGCCGGGGCGGACCCGCGGCGCAACGTGGTTGCAACGTCCGCCCGCCTAG
- a CDS encoding lycopene cyclase family protein, with protein sequence MPDTDVAVVGAGAAGLSLAHRLAGRVPGLRTPSVVLVDAPPGPLRSPPRTWCYWTAGPGRFDEAVCHEWRRLRVRPGTGAPVEGDISPLRYRMVRSEDFERLVSRDLALSRNVRRLEATVEAVEDVPGGAHVHLRDSDGRARMLTARWVFDSRPLGSLPAARTTLLQHFHGWFVRTARPAFDPAAVELMDFRTPQPVHGLSFGYVLPTGPCEALVEYTEFSPRTLTPDGYEAAVRHYADEVLRLGERQVLATETGVIPMTDAPIARQTGASVFRIGAAGGATRPATGYTFAGLQRQTRAVADALRRGRRPVPPAAHPARFRAMDAVLLRALDSGRADGPELFSRLFACVPMARLLRFLDGGTRLHEDFSIGLSSPVGPMLRSALELPLLPRRPFDLPLSPLPPTRPATSLRHAPDASDPHFPPTETA encoded by the coding sequence ATGCCGGACACGGACGTGGCCGTCGTGGGCGCTGGCGCGGCCGGCCTGTCGCTGGCCCACCGACTCGCCGGGCGCGTTCCCGGCCTGCGGACGCCCTCCGTGGTCTTGGTGGACGCGCCGCCCGGCCCGCTGCGGTCGCCGCCGCGGACCTGGTGCTACTGGACGGCGGGACCGGGACGGTTCGATGAGGCGGTGTGCCACGAGTGGCGGCGACTGAGGGTGCGCCCGGGCACCGGCGCCCCGGTCGAGGGGGACATCTCACCGCTGCGGTACCGCATGGTCCGCTCCGAGGATTTCGAGCGCCTCGTATCCCGGGACCTGGCCCTCAGTCGGAACGTGCGGCGCCTGGAAGCGACCGTCGAAGCGGTGGAGGATGTGCCCGGTGGCGCTCACGTACACCTCAGGGACTCCGACGGCCGAGCGCGGATGCTGACGGCCCGCTGGGTGTTCGACTCCCGTCCCCTCGGCAGCCTGCCGGCCGCCCGTACCACCCTGCTGCAGCACTTCCACGGCTGGTTCGTGCGCACCGCCCGCCCGGCCTTCGACCCGGCCGCCGTGGAGCTGATGGACTTCCGTACCCCGCAGCCCGTCCACGGACTGTCGTTCGGCTACGTGCTGCCGACCGGACCGTGCGAGGCGCTCGTGGAGTACACCGAGTTCTCCCCGCGCACCCTCACTCCGGACGGGTACGAGGCTGCCGTACGGCACTACGCCGACGAGGTGCTGCGGCTCGGCGAACGTCAGGTCCTGGCCACTGAGACCGGAGTCATCCCGATGACCGACGCGCCGATCGCCCGGCAGACCGGAGCCTCGGTCTTCCGTATCGGCGCCGCCGGCGGCGCGACCCGGCCCGCCACCGGCTACACCTTCGCCGGGCTGCAGCGCCAGACCAGGGCCGTCGCCGACGCCCTGCGCCGCGGGCGTCGCCCGGTGCCGCCCGCCGCCCATCCGGCCCGCTTCCGCGCGATGGACGCCGTCCTGCTGCGCGCTCTGGACAGCGGCCGGGCCGACGGCCCGGAACTGTTCAGCCGCCTGTTCGCCTGCGTGCCCATGGCACGGCTGCTGCGCTTCCTCGACGGAGGCACCCGCCTGCACGAAGACTTTTCCATCGGGCTGAGTTCGCCCGTCGGACCGATGCTGCGCTCCGCTCTGGAGCTGCCCCTCCTGCCCCGCCGCCCCTTCGACCTGCCCCTGTCACCGCTTCCGCCGACACGTCCCGCCACCTCGCTACGTCACGCCCCGGACGCATCCGACCCGCACTTCCCCCCGACGGAGACCGCATGA
- a CDS encoding polyprenyl synthetase family protein: MSGLLSPGPADVRAVDADVPGAVGRMLDHVLAERLRRARLADPRFAEELAERVTRFTLQGGKRTRAQLVWWASRACAGGDPASAAAALRIAGALELLQTCALVHDDVMDRAALRRGRPALHAELTGKYAGQVGQERAGRFGQAAAVLAGDLALAWADDLVAETPLAPRVQVAVRRLWSDLRTEMVAGQYLDVEGTVTAPRSPLRVLRAARLKSALYSVERPLALGAAVAGADEATLRRLCDAGRCVGMAFQLRDDLDDVFGNPRQTGKTCGGDIREGKQTYLVAVARARAEAAGDGAATAVLDRWLGDAELTERGLAEVRDVLVATGARATVEAKIDRLAAQGLRHFDGARLEAEGAGPLRDLLLATAGARPGRDAAAPPPPEHGRYATRARGSAGGGR; the protein is encoded by the coding sequence ATGAGCGGGCTGCTTTCCCCCGGCCCCGCCGACGTGCGGGCGGTGGACGCAGACGTGCCGGGGGCCGTCGGCCGGATGCTTGACCATGTGCTGGCGGAGCGTCTGCGCCGCGCACGGCTGGCGGATCCCCGGTTCGCCGAGGAACTGGCCGAACGGGTCACGCGCTTCACTCTCCAGGGTGGCAAGCGCACGCGTGCGCAGCTGGTGTGGTGGGCCTCGCGGGCCTGCGCCGGCGGGGACCCGGCGTCCGCGGCCGCTGCCCTGCGGATCGCAGGCGCCCTGGAGCTGCTCCAGACGTGTGCGCTCGTCCACGACGACGTGATGGACCGGGCCGCGCTGCGGCGCGGCCGGCCCGCACTGCACGCGGAGCTGACCGGGAAGTACGCCGGCCAGGTGGGGCAGGAGCGTGCCGGGCGGTTCGGTCAGGCGGCGGCAGTCCTCGCCGGAGACCTGGCACTGGCCTGGGCCGACGATCTGGTGGCCGAGACACCGCTGGCGCCCCGGGTTCAAGTGGCGGTGCGGCGGCTGTGGAGCGACCTGCGCACGGAGATGGTCGCGGGCCAGTACCTGGACGTGGAGGGTACGGTCACTGCTCCGCGGTCACCGCTCCGCGTGCTGCGCGCCGCCCGTCTGAAGAGCGCCTTGTACTCGGTGGAGCGGCCTTTGGCGCTGGGAGCCGCCGTGGCGGGCGCGGACGAGGCGACGCTGCGCCGGCTGTGCGACGCCGGGCGCTGTGTCGGCATGGCGTTCCAGCTGCGCGACGACCTCGACGACGTCTTCGGCAACCCGCGCCAGACCGGCAAGACGTGCGGCGGCGACATCCGTGAGGGCAAGCAGACGTACTTGGTCGCGGTCGCCCGCGCACGCGCCGAGGCCGCCGGCGACGGCGCCGCTACGGCCGTGCTGGACCGGTGGCTCGGTGACGCGGAGCTGACCGAGCGCGGCTTGGCGGAGGTGCGGGACGTACTGGTCGCGACCGGGGCGCGTGCCACCGTGGAGGCCAAGATCGACCGGCTCGCCGCGCAGGGGCTGCGGCACTTCGACGGCGCCCGGCTCGAGGCGGAGGGCGCCGGCCCGCTGCGCGATCTGCTGCTCGCGACGGCCGGGGCGCGACCGGGCAGGGACGCCGCCGCACCCCCGCCGCCCGAGCACGGTCGTTACGCGACGCGTGCCCGTGGCAGCGCGGGAGGTGGCCGGTGA